The Sphingomonas sp. So64.6b genome includes a region encoding these proteins:
- a CDS encoding RlmE family RNA methyltransferase encodes MSKDGGGLRVRVKTARKRTPQSTRWLERQLNDPYVKRAKADGYRSRAAYKLIELDERFGFIKGKRRVVDLGIAPGGWSQVVGRQNPKAAIVGIDLLPVDPIDNVVILQMDFMADAAPAKLIEELGGAPDLVLSDMAANTVGHPQTDALRTMALVEAGLAFAIETLEPNGAFIGKVFAGGADAALVAEMKRNFATVKHAKPPASRKGSSEWYVVAQGFKGRRDKVADE; translated from the coding sequence CAATCGACGCGCTGGCTCGAGCGGCAATTGAACGATCCGTACGTCAAGCGCGCCAAGGCCGATGGTTATCGCAGCCGCGCGGCGTACAAGCTGATCGAGCTCGACGAGCGTTTCGGCTTCATCAAGGGCAAAAGGCGCGTCGTCGATCTCGGTATCGCGCCGGGTGGATGGAGCCAGGTGGTCGGGCGGCAGAATCCCAAGGCGGCGATCGTCGGCATCGATCTGTTGCCGGTCGATCCGATCGACAATGTCGTCATCCTGCAAATGGATTTCATGGCCGACGCCGCGCCCGCGAAACTGATCGAAGAACTGGGCGGCGCGCCCGATCTCGTCCTGTCGGATATGGCAGCGAACACAGTCGGCCATCCGCAGACCGATGCGTTGCGTACCATGGCGCTGGTCGAGGCGGGGCTGGCCTTCGCGATCGAGACGCTCGAACCGAACGGCGCGTTCATCGGAAAGGTGTTTGCGGGCGGCGCGGATGCCGCGCTGGTCGCCGAGATGAAGCGCAATTTCGCCACCGTGAAACATGCCAAGCCACCGGCGAGCCGCAAGGGATCGTCGGAATGGTATGTCGTGGCGCAGGGGTTCAAGGGGCGGCGGGACAAGGTCGCAGACGAGTAA